TATTCGCGGGCGCTACCGCTTGCAGACTTTCGAGGTGCGAGCCGTGGCTCAGGACGGCGCCCACCCCGATGCCGGCAAACCGCGCCAGCGTCGATTCCGCCCAGTGTCGCAGGTCGGCGCCACGCACCGGCCCCGGCAGTATCGAGATGGCCGCGCCCGTGAGCCACGTGCCCTGGATCGCGGCGATGAACTCGACGGTCGGTTCGCCGACCAGACCCACCGCGGCGGGTCGGTCATGGTCGAGCAGCCAGGCCGCAATTCCTTCGGCCAACCCGTGCACTTCCGGCCACGTGCGCCGTTGCCACTGCGAGGTCTCCTTGTCGAAGACGGCCATTTCGGAGTTCGCGGTCCGCATCGACCGCGTGATCGCTGCCGCGAGCTCGCTCATTGCCGCGTTTTCGCCGCGATCGCCGCATCCAGATCGCCGACGGTGTCGCAGGTCAAGAGCTCTTCCTCGGACAGCGCGACGCCGAGCCGCTCCTCGATGGCGACCATGCCGACAGCAAAGGCCACCGAGTCCAGTCCGACATCGTCGATCAACCTGGCTTCGGGCGTGACCCGGGTCATGTCGACGTTGAGGTCGTCGCGCAGAATGCTTTGCAGCGCAGTGGTCACCGCGGAAGATGAGGAGGCCATGGCGAGCGACCTTACACGTTAGACTAAGGCTAGGCTAGCCTTGGTCTCGCGATGAGAGTTATGCCACTCACGCCGCGCTCGGAGCGGCCCGCAATTCGCGCAGCGCCGTGCGCAGCCCCCGGCGTTTGCCTGTCCCAGGATCGACGAAACTCTCCCGCAGTCCCTCGCGGACGCGAAACTTCAACTCGGAGTTAGTCTCCGGGGCATCGTCCGGCGTCCCTTTGAGTAGCTTGTCCGGCAGCGCGAGCTTGAGGATCGTCCAGAACGATTGCATGTATTGCCGGCCAAGGGATCCCGTGGTGTAGGGCAGGTCGTACTTCTCGCACAACTCGCGCACCCGGACGCTGATCTCGGCGTAGCGATTGCTGGGCAGGTCCGGAAACAGGTGGTGCTCAATCTGGTAGCACAGGTTTCCGCTCATGAATGCCAGCAACGGCCCGGCGTTGAAGTTTGCCGATCCCAGCATCTGGCGCAGATACCACTCCCCCTGCGACTCGTTGTCGAATTCCTCTTTGGTGAACTTCTCGGCACCGTCGGGAAAGTGGCCGCAGAAGATCACCGCGTAGGACCAGTAGTTGCGG
The DNA window shown above is from Mycobacterium sp. Aquia_216 and carries:
- a CDS encoding acyl carrier protein, with translation MASSSSAVTTALQSILRDDLNVDMTRVTPEARLIDDVGLDSVAFAVGMVAIEERLGVALSEEELLTCDTVGDLDAAIAAKTRQ